From Drosophila nasuta strain 15112-1781.00 chromosome X, ASM2355853v1, whole genome shotgun sequence, one genomic window encodes:
- the LOC132797270 gene encoding serine hydroxymethyltransferase isoform X1: MMNPRSVGVIVRLPHRLQLQRCANALNSHSHNRHNSCLAYKQRRQPISNFAVTTKFSPSVLAATGAIRHSSDSRVKMADQKMLQKSLEESDPELADIIKKEKQRQIEGLEMIASENFTSLAVLESLGSCLTNKYSEGYPGKRYYGGNEYIDQIERLAQNRGLELFNLDKSEWGVNVQPYSGSPANLAAYTGVLRPHDRIMGLDLPDGGHLTHGFFTPTKKISATSIFFESMPYKVDPVTGIIDYDKLAEAAKTFRPQIIIAGISCYSRLLDYARFRQICNDVGAYLMADMAHVAGLVAAEQIPSPFEYADIVTTTTHKTLRGPRAGVIFFRKGVRSTRANGEQVLYDLEERINQAVFPSLQGGPHNNAIAGIATTFKQAKSPEFKSYQAQVIKNAKTLCQGLIDLGYKVATGGTDVHLVLVDVRSVGLTGAKAELILEEVGIACNKNTVPGDKSAMNPSGIRLGTPALTTRGLVESDIEQVVKFIDSALSIAKEAAGAACGPKLADFVQTLKENEEIKQKVEDLHKCVIQFSSQFSLPGQKIL; this comes from the exons ATGATGAATCCACGATCTGTCGGGGTTATAGTGCGCCTCCCACATaggttgcagttgcagcggTGTGCGAATGCATTGAACAGTCACAGTCATAACAGGCACAACAGCTGTTTGGCGTACAAACAACGGCGACAGCCGATCAGCAACTTCGCCGTAACGACAAAGTTTTCGCCGTCAGTGCTTGCGGCAACCGGTGCGATCAGACACAGTTCAGACTCACGCGTG AAAATGGCTGACCAGAAAATGCTGCAGAAATCTTTGGAGGAGAGCGATCCCGAGCTCGCCGATATCATCAAGAAGGAGAAGCAGCGTCAGATTGAGGGGCTCGAGATGATTGCCAGCGAGAACTTTACCTCATTGGCGGTCCTGGAGAGCTTGGGCTCGTGTCTGACCAACAAATACTCCGAAGGCTATCCAGGCAAACG TTACTACGGTGGCAACGAGTACATCGATCAGATTGAGCGCCTGGCCCAGAACCGTGGCCTGGAACTCTTCAATCTGGACAAGAGCGAATGGGGCGTCAATGTGCAGCCCTACTCCGGTTCCCCCGCCAATCTGGCCGCTTACACCGGCGTCCTGCGTCCCCACGATCGTATTATGGGCTTGGATCTGCCCGATGGCGGCCATTTGACGCACGGCTTCTTCACGCCCACCAAGAAGATCTCGGCCACATCGATATTCTTCGAGAGCATGCCCTACAAGGTGGATCCCGTGACCGGCATCATTGACTACGACAAGTTGGCCGAGGCAGCCAAGACTTTCCGCCCTCAGATCATCATTGCCGGCATCTCGTGCTATTCGCGTTTGCTGGATTATGCGCGATTCCGTCAGATCTGCAACGATGTTGGCGCCTATCTGATGGCCGACATGGCGCATGTGGCCGGTCTGGTGGCTGCCGAGCAGATACCCTCACCGTTTGAGTATGCCGACATTGTGACAACGACCACACACAAAACGCTGCGTGGTCCACGCGCCGGTGTCATCTTCTTCCGCAAAGGTGTGCGCTCCACACGCGCCAATGGTGAGCAGGTGCTCTACGATCTGGAGGAGCGCATCAATCAGGCCGTCTTCCCATCGCTGCAGGGTGGACCCCATAACAATGCCATTGCCGGCATTGCCACCACCTTCAAACAGGCCAAATCACCTGAATTCAAGTCCTATCAGGCGCAGGTGATCAAGAATGCCAAGACCCTGTGTCAGGGTCTCATTGATTTGGGCTACAAGGTTGCCACCGGTGGCACCGACGTCCATTTGGTGCTGGTCGATGTGCGCAGCGTGGGACTGACGGGCGCCAAGGCCGAACTCATACTCGAGGAGGTGGGCATTGCCTGTAACAAGAACACGGTGCCCGGCGACAAGTCTGCAATGAATCCATCGGGCATTCGTCTAGGCACCCCGGCGTTGACCACGCGCGGCCTTGTCGAATCCGACATTGAGCAGGTGGTCAAGTTCATCGATTCAGCCCTGAGCATTGCCAAGGAGGCAGCTGGTGCCGCCTGCGGACCCAAGTTGGCCGATTTCGTGCAGACGCTCAAGGAGAACGAGGAGATCAAGCAGAAGGTTGAGGATCTGCACAAATGTGTCATCCAGTTCAGCAGCCAGTTCTCGCTGCCCGGCCAGAAGATCCTGTAA
- the LOC132797270 gene encoding serine hydroxymethyltransferase isoform X2: MADQKMLQKSLEESDPELADIIKKEKQRQIEGLEMIASENFTSLAVLESLGSCLTNKYSEGYPGKRYYGGNEYIDQIERLAQNRGLELFNLDKSEWGVNVQPYSGSPANLAAYTGVLRPHDRIMGLDLPDGGHLTHGFFTPTKKISATSIFFESMPYKVDPVTGIIDYDKLAEAAKTFRPQIIIAGISCYSRLLDYARFRQICNDVGAYLMADMAHVAGLVAAEQIPSPFEYADIVTTTTHKTLRGPRAGVIFFRKGVRSTRANGEQVLYDLEERINQAVFPSLQGGPHNNAIAGIATTFKQAKSPEFKSYQAQVIKNAKTLCQGLIDLGYKVATGGTDVHLVLVDVRSVGLTGAKAELILEEVGIACNKNTVPGDKSAMNPSGIRLGTPALTTRGLVESDIEQVVKFIDSALSIAKEAAGAACGPKLADFVQTLKENEEIKQKVEDLHKCVIQFSSQFSLPGQKIL; this comes from the exons ATGGCTGACCAGAAAATGCTGCAGAAATCTTTGGAGGAGAGCGATCCCGAGCTCGCCGATATCATCAAGAAGGAGAAGCAGCGTCAGATTGAGGGGCTCGAGATGATTGCCAGCGAGAACTTTACCTCATTGGCGGTCCTGGAGAGCTTGGGCTCGTGTCTGACCAACAAATACTCCGAAGGCTATCCAGGCAAACG TTACTACGGTGGCAACGAGTACATCGATCAGATTGAGCGCCTGGCCCAGAACCGTGGCCTGGAACTCTTCAATCTGGACAAGAGCGAATGGGGCGTCAATGTGCAGCCCTACTCCGGTTCCCCCGCCAATCTGGCCGCTTACACCGGCGTCCTGCGTCCCCACGATCGTATTATGGGCTTGGATCTGCCCGATGGCGGCCATTTGACGCACGGCTTCTTCACGCCCACCAAGAAGATCTCGGCCACATCGATATTCTTCGAGAGCATGCCCTACAAGGTGGATCCCGTGACCGGCATCATTGACTACGACAAGTTGGCCGAGGCAGCCAAGACTTTCCGCCCTCAGATCATCATTGCCGGCATCTCGTGCTATTCGCGTTTGCTGGATTATGCGCGATTCCGTCAGATCTGCAACGATGTTGGCGCCTATCTGATGGCCGACATGGCGCATGTGGCCGGTCTGGTGGCTGCCGAGCAGATACCCTCACCGTTTGAGTATGCCGACATTGTGACAACGACCACACACAAAACGCTGCGTGGTCCACGCGCCGGTGTCATCTTCTTCCGCAAAGGTGTGCGCTCCACACGCGCCAATGGTGAGCAGGTGCTCTACGATCTGGAGGAGCGCATCAATCAGGCCGTCTTCCCATCGCTGCAGGGTGGACCCCATAACAATGCCATTGCCGGCATTGCCACCACCTTCAAACAGGCCAAATCACCTGAATTCAAGTCCTATCAGGCGCAGGTGATCAAGAATGCCAAGACCCTGTGTCAGGGTCTCATTGATTTGGGCTACAAGGTTGCCACCGGTGGCACCGACGTCCATTTGGTGCTGGTCGATGTGCGCAGCGTGGGACTGACGGGCGCCAAGGCCGAACTCATACTCGAGGAGGTGGGCATTGCCTGTAACAAGAACACGGTGCCCGGCGACAAGTCTGCAATGAATCCATCGGGCATTCGTCTAGGCACCCCGGCGTTGACCACGCGCGGCCTTGTCGAATCCGACATTGAGCAGGTGGTCAAGTTCATCGATTCAGCCCTGAGCATTGCCAAGGAGGCAGCTGGTGCCGCCTGCGGACCCAAGTTGGCCGATTTCGTGCAGACGCTCAAGGAGAACGAGGAGATCAAGCAGAAGGTTGAGGATCTGCACAAATGTGTCATCCAGTTCAGCAGCCAGTTCTCGCTGCCCGGCCAGAAGATCCTGTAA